The Terriglobus sp. TAA 43 sequence TCAGCAGATGATGGGCATATAGAACAGAGAACGAATGAGGGGGAGATGTGGAATCACAGAGCAATACGTTGCCATACGTGAATGTCATACCCGATCCGGATCGCTGTCACAAGTCACGTCCTTTTCTGCTGATGGAAGGCGGCCCGCTTTATGAGATTGAGAAACGTATTCGGAAGATTCATGCCACTGCCCCGCTTACAAAGCGTCGAGCGTTAGGGGCTGTCTGTATCACATGGTTGCCGTTGCTTGTTATCACTCTTTTGCAAGGCACCGCATTTGGTGGAGTGAACATTCCTTTTTTCCGCGACTTCAGCGCTCACAGTCGCTTTCTTATCGCCCTTCCGATGCTACTGGTTGTTGAACTTGTGCTGGCACCTCGAATTGCCGAAGCGGCGGAACAGTTCCTCCTCGCCGGCGTTGTTACTTCCAAAGACTACAAACAGTTCGACGCAGCGATAGACGATGGTCTTCGACTACGCGACTCGAAGACAGCCGAATTTGTGATGGTGATCCTTTCTTTTGCCTTCACCTTTATGAGCTACCGCACGCTAGCCGTCCACACCTCAACCTGGTACTCCTCCGCAATGCCCGATGGCAGCTACGTCCTTACCGGAGCGGGCTGGTGGCAGCTTCTGGTTTGTGTTCCGCTCCTGCAGTTCCTTGTCTTGCGGTGGGTGTGGCGCATTGTTCTTTGGTTTCGCTTTCTGGCCCGCGTTAGCAAATTCGATCTGAAGCTTTTCGGCACGCATCCGGATGCGGCAGGGGGCCTCGGTTTCATTGGCGAAGCGCAACGGTTCTTTGGACTATTTCTTTTCTCGTATTCCTGTGGCGTAACCGGCGTGCTTGCGAACGAGCTTTTATACGGGGGCGTAAAGCTTGAACAGCTTGCTCCTCCCATCGTGGCGTATGCGGTCTTCTGCTTTCTCTTCGCAGCACTTCCGCTGATCGTTTTTACGCCCAAGCTATTGGTGACGAAACGTCAAAGCCTTCATCAATACGGAACGCTCGCTACGGCCTACACAGACTCTTTTCAAAGACGTTGGATCAAAGGGGATAATCCCGAACATGAAGCGCTGCTTGGCTCTTCCGACATTCAATCTCTCGCGGATCTGGGTAACAGCTTCCACATCATCCAGGAGATGAAACCGCTGCCGATTGCCCCCAAGGATCTCTTCAAGCTGATCGCTATGGCGTTGTTGCCCATGGCATCACTTCTTCTATCCGTCATGTCACCCAAAGAATTGCTTGAACTGCTTATGAAGGTTGTCGTGTGATTCGGCGCAGAGATTGAACTTCGTCTTTGAGTGCGTCAACGTAAACAGTGAACGGCCTGCCATGGGGCAGGCCGTTCGCTCGTTGAGAAAGAAGATTTACTTTGCGTGTACCAGCGGCATGTCAACGAGGTGCTGCATGATGAACCATGCCTGTAGTTCATTCGTGCGGAGCACGTCGGAGACAGCCAGATCATTGGTGCCGTCATCGCCATTGTCGTCGGCTTGCTTGGCGATCTTGCGGCATTCCTCAATGATGATCTTGTGAGCTTCCAGCAGACGCGAGATCTGCACCGGAACCTCTTCCTTGCCACGCGGGGGACGCGGAATGCTGGTGACTTCTGCAACGTCGCCGCCCATGGCGATGGTTACGCCACCCAGAAGTTGAATGCGTTCTGCGATGGTGTCCACGATCTCAACCTGTTCGTCAAAGTGTTTATCGAACAGCAGGTGAAGCTGATAAAAAGTGGGACCGGCAACCTGCCAGTGGTGCTTCTTATACAAGTCGCGGAGCGCGATGGAATCTGCCAGAAGCTGGTTCAACGCCTTGCAGGATTTCGCGCGGACATCCGCGTCCAGACCCAGTGGCAGGTCTTGCGTAACGGTACCCCACTTCTGAATCTCGTTGGCCTTTTCGTGCCAGTGCGGTGTTACCAAGTCCTTGGTATCGGCCTTTTTGATTGCAACTGCCATGATGCTTGCTCTCCTTTGTGGCTTATCTGTTGGATGCGAGCGTATGGGATACAGTGGCCTTCATCTTGACGTGGAAAGATGAAGGGCGCGGCAATCAGCCGCGCCCTTCACGTAAGTGTTGATAAGGATTTACTTGATGCCTACATCCGGAACCACTGAGTAGCCAGGACGCAACAGGTGATCATCGTTCTCACCCTTTTCCAGGTCAATACGAACCGGGATGCGTTGCACCACCTTCACGTAGTTGCCCGTGGCGTTTTCCGGCGGGAAGAGCGACAAGCGCGAACCCGTTGCACCACCAACCTGCGTCACGCGGCCCTTGTACTTGCGGCCACCCAGGGCGTCTACCTTCACGGTAACTTCCTGGCCCACCTTCATGTTCTGAAGCTGAGTTTCCTTGAAGTTCGCGGTGATCCAGAGGTTATCCAGCGGGATGATCGTCAGCATGTTCTGGCCGGGCGAGATGTTCTGGCCCACCGAAACATTCTTCTTGTTGATGATGCCGGCGATCGGCGCGACGATGTGGCAGTAGCTGAGGTTCAGTTTTGCCTGATCCAGCTTTGCCTGCGCCGTCATGATGTCAGCGTTGGCTGCCTGTGCACGAGCCTGCTGCACCGCAACCTGCTTCGGAGCGTTTTCCCGTGCCTGCGCTGCATCGCTGCGTGCAGAGTTCAGCTTGGACACTGTCTGTGCCACTGCCGCCTGCTGTGCGGTCACATTCTGCTGCGCTTCCACCACGCTGGCGTCATACGCTGCCGCCTGAGCAACCGCCTGGTCAAACTGTTGCTTACTGATGACGTCCTTTTCCACCAGCGGCTTGTAACGCTCCACGTCGCGCTGCGCCTTCAGAGCATTTGCCTCTGCCTGAGCTACGCGTGCCTGTGCTGCAGACACGTTCTTCTGCGCCTGTGCCACAGCAGCTTCTGCTGTTGAAACGTCCGATCCTGACGTAGCCACCTGCGTGCGCTGCTGAACATTCACGATGGGGACGTTGGAGTTGGCCTGAACATAGCTGGCCTTGGCATTTGCAAGCTGTGCTTCTGCCTGCTCAACCGCTACCTGATAGTCGCGAGGATCAATGTCTGCGATGACGTCGCCCTGCTTGATCTCCTGGTTGTCCGTAACGTTGACCTTGATGACCTGGCCAGAGACACGTGCGGATACCTGGTAGAGATCGCCATCCACCTGCGCATCGTCCGTGTCCTCTGTCAGTGTGGAGCGCCAGTAGAAGAACCCAGCCACCAGAACGAGAAGTAGGACAACGACAATGATGATGAACTTACGACGAGCCTTGCCTGGTCCGGTTTCGGCCGGATCGGGTGCCGCTGCTTTGTTCTGCTGCTGTTGCTGCTGATCGGAATCTGCCACGATCACTTTCCTCCGAGTTGAAGAGCTTGTTTGTAATTCGTTCCGGCGTAGCCGACGGCGCGCGCCAATGAAAGCTTTGCAATGTTGTGCTGATACAGCGCGCTGATGTACTGGTTGTTCGCCTGCTCGGTTTGCGATTGCGCATCGGAAACAGCAAGGTTGTCTGACACGCCGGCACGGAAGCGCTGCTGAGCTTCGTTAAGCGCTTCGTTGGCCAGATCCATGTTGGATTTGGTGGCTTCTACCAGCTTTTCTGCAGCTTCAATATCCAGCAGAGCATCGCGAACGTCCGCGTTTACCTGCTGCACTTGATCGGAATAACGAGCCTGGGCCGCCTTCAGGTTGGCGTCTGCCACCTGGATGTCGCCCTGCGTGCGTGCAATCTGCAGGATGGGCACGGAGACCTGTCCCGTTGCAGTGTAGGTACCGTGCGAGTGAGCAGGCGTGGTACCCAGATCACCGTAGTCGCCATTGAAATCGACAGTCGGGTAATACTCTGCCTTGGCCGCGGACCTCTGCGCCTGCGCGCCCTTGATGCGCTCTGCCGATGCCGCAAGATCCTTGCGGTTCTTCTGCGCGTCAGCAAAAGCTTGTTCGGGGGTAGTGGGCGTTGCAGCAGTGAAGGGAGCTGAATCTGCAATGTTGAACTTCTGATCCAGCGGCAGGCCAATGGCGCGAGCCAAGTTCAGCTTGTCCTTCTCCAGATTGTTCTGCGTCTGGATTACCTGCTGGTCAGCGTTCTGATAATCCACACGGGCGCGCAGCACGTCCAGCTTAGGGCTGGTGCCTGCTTCATGCGCTGCAGTCGCCTGATCGAGAGATACCTGCGCAGTTGCACGTGATGCGATGGCTGCAGTAATGCGCGCCCGATCTGCGAGGCAAAGAAGATAGGCATTGCCAACAGTCAATACCACCATGTTGCGCGCGTCTTCTGCAGTTAGCTTCGCACCCTGGAAGTTATGCTTCGCAGCAATGTACTTCTGGATGCTGCTGACATTCACCAGCGACTGCGAAAGATATGCGCGGAAGTCAAAGACCTGGAAGGGGCCGATGATGGGGTTCAGGCCGGGGAAGCTCAAACCATAAGCTGCAAGGTTCACCTGTTCCACCGTGTAAGAGGCCGAGCCGGTTACCGTGGGGAGCAGCGCCTGCAGTGCCTGAAGCTTCTGGCCGCTCACTGTCTGCGTTTGTGCGCCCTGAAGAATCAGTCCCAGGTTCGTGCGAAAGCCACGCTGGATCGCATCATCCAGTGTTAGTTCCAGCACGCCATCCGTGGCCTTGCCTTCGACCAGCGATCCCTTGAAGTCCTGCTGTGTGACCTGCGTGCTGCCCGCTGCTTGTGGGACCGAACTAAAGATCTGCTCGGCAGTATCAACTGTGGTTACGCCGCTGGCAGTGTGGTTGTTGGTGCCCGGTTGTGTGCTCGCTGCCTGGGCAACGGCTCCGAGCGGCAGCATCAGCGAAAGAACAGCCGCCGCAGAGAGTGTCCAGCGCCGCGGATGGCAGTGAAAGCCTGAGGCTCGATCGTGTTGCGTCATACGCTCCATTGCGACCCAAGCGGCTCGGTTCCACGTCTCCACTGACTCGCGGGTCAGTGGCCGGGCGTCGGCCATGCTTCGGTTTCCTACTTCAGATGCAGTCAACCCCATCTCTCGATGCAGAAAATGTTGCCTGCGTGCCACAAATTCTGTGCAGATTCTTTTCAGCGTAATTCACCGCTCCGTTCTATCCTGTTGATTCGCGCTCTGGAACGGGCTGCGAAGAGGGGGAACTGAAGAATTGCGCCGCATTCGCACGGGAGTTGTGGGGTTTGGACTGGCAGGACGCGTCTTTCACGCGCCCTTCGTAGACGCTATTCCTGAACTGGAGCTGGCCTATATTGTTCAGCGCTCCGGCGACGAGGCGAAACGCGCCTTCCCGCAGGCAGAACAGCTTCGCAGCTTTGAAGACCTTTTACAGAGTGATGTGGAACTGGTGGTGCTGGGAACTCCGACCATCAGCCACTATCCCATGTCGAAACAGGCTCTGCTGGCAGGTAAAAACGTGGTCTGCGATAAGCCCATGACCACCACCACCGCGCAGGCGGAGGAACTGGAGAAAATCGCTCTTCAGAAGGGTCTGCTGCTGTTTCCGTTCCACAATCGCCGCTGGGATGGTGATTTTCAGACATTGCAGGGCATCATTCGCGATGGCCGCGTGGGTCGTGTGGTCATGCTGGAATCGCGGTTTGATCGCTATCGTCCTGAGCCAAAGCCGAATGCGTGGCGCGAGGAAGAAAACGCGGGCGGCGGGCAGCTCTATGACATTGGGCCGCACCTGATTGACCAGGCGCTGACCCTTTTCGGGCGTCCGTCGACGTTGACCGCGAATGTCCGTACCGACCGCAACGTGGGTAAGGTTCCGGATGGCTTTGATTTGACGTTGGTGTTCGATACCAACCGCGATGACCGCAAGATCACTGTGAAGTTGGGAACCAGCGTTCTGGCCGCCGATCCGGCACCGCGTTACCGATTGAACGGAACCGGCGGCACCTATGTAAAGAACGGGCTGGACCCACAGGAGCCGACCATTCTGGCTGGCCATCTGCCACCACGGCAAGGCGCTGAAGAGCTTTGGCTGCAGGAGCCGGAGGATCGCTACGGCATTCTGACCTTCTGCCCGAACACGCAGAAACCGAACGAGTTGGAGAAGGAAATCATCCCCACACTGCCTGGTGACTATCGCGGGTTCTATCAAAATGTTGCGGATTCGCTGCTGGGATTGGCGGCGCCTGAGGTAACGGCACGTTGCGCTGTCCGAACAGCGCGCATGATCGATCTGGCATATGAAAGTGCTCGCGTTGGAGCTACGGTCCGCGTCGATCATACCGGCTGGTAAATCAAAAGTATTTGTTTCAGGAAGAGGGTGTAAGTAGTTGCCATCATTGAGAAAAGAGTTGCCCCGAGGATTTCGCTGGGCAGCTGTAAAGGCAGGCATTAAGGCTAGCGGCCGGACCGATGTCGCGGTGGCGGTGGCGGATCGTGCGGCATCTGCAGCGGTCATGTTTACGGACAATCAGATGGTCGCTGCTCCGGTAACGGTGGGTCGGAAACACATGGCCGCCACTCAGGGCCGAGTGAAGGCCGTTGTTGTGAACGCGGGCAATGCCAACTGTGCAACGGGAGCGCCGGGTATCGCCGTTTCCGAAGAAACCTGCCGGAAGGCTGCGGAGTTGTTTGGTTGTACGGCGGAAGAGGTCATCCCTTCTTCGACCGGCATCATTGGCGTGCCTTTGCCGGTAGAAAAGCTGACGAATGCATTGCCGCTTGCTGCAGAGCGCCTTGCGAACACCAATAAGGCAGCGGAAGATTTCGCCACTGCCATCATGACCACCGACACCAAGATGAAGGTGTCGCAGGCGACGGTGGAAGCGGCAGAGACCTCTGTGCGCATCTTCGGATGCTGCAAGGGCGCAGGTATGATCGGACCGCAGCTCGGTCCGCCGCATGCGACGATGCTGGTCTATCTGTTTACCGACCTTGCTGTGGAGCCTGCTGTCCTGCGCGACCTTCTTCAAGGCCGTGTGGAAGCCAGCTTCAACTCCATCAGCGTGGATGGCGACACCTCGACCAATGACACCGTGCTGTTGCTGGCGAGCGGTGCCAGCGGTGTGAAGTGGAGCGATGCACCGCGCAGTTTTCAGGACGATTTCTGCGATGCTCTGCAGCAGGTCTGCAATGAGTTGGCGCACGCCATCATTGACGACGGTGAAGGTGTGACGCACGTCGTGACGCTGGAAATCAGCGGTACCGCAAACGATGCGGACGCCAAGACCATTGCCAAATCCATCGCGCATTCGCCGCTGTGCAAGACGGCGTGGTCCAGCGCCGATCCGAACTGGGGACGCATCATCGCCGCCGCAGGCTATGCCGGTGTGCCGTTTTCGCCGGAAGAGACGACGGTGACGATTGGTGGCGTGAAAGTTTTCGACCGAGGCGTGCGTGCAGCGGGATATGACGAGGCCGTTGTCCACGAAAAGATGAAGCAGCGCGAATACACCATCGCCGTCAGCGTTGGGAATGGGCCAGGCCGTTCCCGTTTCCTGACCTGCGACCTGACGGTGGAATACGTGCATATCAACGCGGATTATTCGACCTAAGCGACCGATTCGTTTCGCTTATACCTTTTCCTCTTCGCACTTATAATGGCTGTGGTTGAAATGTGCGTGCTGAGTCGTTTCAGCACGCGCATCTTCTGTCACGTATCGACACAGAATCTGGAGCAGCGATGGCGACCAATGTAGCAGTGCCCCCGGCAAGCGCCCTGAACGACCGGCAGCAGGAAATTGCAGAGTGGATTGAAGCGTTTGACGAGATGATCGTCGCTGAAGGCGCGGAGCAGGGTGCGGAGCTGATGACAGCTCTGCGTCAGCGCGCACGCGAAGCAGGCGTCACCGCCGGCATTGAACTCACCACGCCGTACAAGAACACCATCCCCAAGCATGACGAGATTCCGTATCCCGGCGACCGCGATATGGAACGCCGCGTGGAAGCGCTGATCCGCTGGAATGCCATGGCCATGGTTCATGGCCAGAACAAGAAGGACGCCGGTATTGGCGGCCATATTTCCACGTATTCGTCAGTGGCGACGCTGTTTGAAGTTGGCTTCAACCACTTCTTCCATGCCAAGTACACCGCTGCTGACGGCACCGAGCAGCCCGGTGACTTTGTTTATTTTCAGGGCCACGCATCGCCCGGTGTTTATGCTCGCGCCTTCCTCGAAGGCCGCTTGAGCGAGCAGCATCTGCTGAACTTCCGCCATGAACTGCGGGATCATCCTGGCCTGTCGAGCTATCCGCATCCGTGGCTGATGAAGGATTTCTGGCAGTTCCCAACGGTGTCGATGGGCATTGGCCCGCTGAACGCGATCTACCAGGCTCGCTTCATGAAGTACCTGGAGAACCGCAACCTGATCCCGCATACCGACCGCAAGGTTTGGGCATTTGTGGGTGATGGTGAGTCGGACGAAGTCGATACGCTCGGTGCGATTTCGCTGGCAACGCGTGAGAATCTGGACAACCTGATCTTCGTCGTCAACTGCAACCTGCAGCGCCTTGATGGTCCGGTGCGTGGCAACAAGCGCATCATCGACGAACTGGAAGGCCACTTCCGCGGTTGCGGTTGGAACGTAATCAAGGTTGTCTGGGGCACGGATTGGGATGCGCTGTTTGAGCGTGACCACACTGGCCTGTTGCTGAAGCGAATGGAAGAGTGCGTGGATGGCGACTTCCAAGCGTACAAGGCCAAGGGCGGCGCGTACCTGCGTGAGCACTTCTTCGGCAAGTATCCGCAGTTGGTTGAGTTGGTGAAGGACTACACCGACGAGCAGCTTTCCAAGCTGCACCGTGGTGGCCATGATGCGCAGAAGGTCTACAACGCTTATAAGCGCGCTGTGGAGCACAAGGGTGGACCAACGGTCATCCTTGCCAAGACGGTGAAGGGCTATGGCTTTGCATCTACTGAAGGCCGTAACGCTGCACACAACGAGAAGAAGCTGACCGACGAGGGCGTGATCGCGTTCAAGCAGCGCTTCGACATCCCCGTGCCGGATGAGCAGGCTGCTGCGGGTAAACCGTGGAAGCCTTCGGACGACGCGCCGGAGTTGAAGTATCTGCAGGAGCGTCGTTCGAACCTGGGTGGCTATGTGCCCACGCGTGGATGGAAGCCGTTCAGCTTTACGAATCCTGCGGTCGACTTCTACAAGGAATGGCTCGGTGGATCGAAGGGGCGCGCTGTTTCCACCACGATGGTGTTCGTTGCCATCCTGCGCGCGCTGATGAAGGACAAGAACATCGGTCGCCTGGTTGTTCCAATTGTTCCTGACGAAGGTCGTACGTTCGGTATGGAATCGGCTGTGAAGCAGGTGGGAATCTACGCCAGCGAAGGCCAGAAGTACACGCCGCACGATAGCGACATGCTGCTTTCGTACCGCGAAGAAAAAGACGGCCAGATTCTGGAAGAGGGCATCACCGAAGCAGGCTCCATGGCCAGCTTCACCGCTGCCGGAACGGCTTATGCGAACTACGGTGTGCCGTCGGTTCCGTTCTACATGTACTACTCCATGTTCGGCTTCCAGCGTATTGGCGACATGGCGTGGGCATTTGCGGATTCGCGCGGTAAGGGCTTCCTGATGGGCGGCACTGCTGGACGCACGACGATGCTTGGCGAAGGTTTGCAGCATCAGGACGGCCACTCGCATGTGATCAGCAGCACCATTCCTACGTGCGTCAGCTATGACCCGGCGTTTGCCTATGAGATGGCTGTGATTCTGCAGGACGGCATGCAGCGCATGTACGTGAACGACGAGCAGATCTTCTACTACGTCACCATGTACAACGAGGACTACGTTCACCCGGAAATGCCGCAGGGCGACAACGTCCGCGAGGGCATTCTGAAGGGCCTGTATCGCTTCAAGTCAGCTCCGAAGGGCAAGGCGACTGTGCAGCTCTTTGGTTCGGGCACCATCCTGAACGAAGTGCTGAAGGCGCAGGAGATTCTTTCCAGCAAGTTCGGCATTGAGGCGGATGTGTGGAGTGTGCCGAGCTACACCGAGCTTCGTCGTGACGCGCTTGCGATCGAGCGTTGGAACCGCCTGCATCCGTTCGAAGCAGAGAAGACACCGTATCTGGTGGAAGCTCTTGGCGATGCGCCGGGACCAGTCATTGCAGCCAGCGATTGGATGAAGGTGATGCCGGATGCCTTGTCGCCTTGGCTGGGCAAGCGTCTGGTGACACTAGGCACGGACGGTTTTGGACGCAGCGATAATCGCGAAAATCTGCGCGAGTTCTTTGAAGTGGATGCGAAGGCGATTGTTGCCGCAACCATCTCAAAGCTGGTGCGTGATGGCGCGTTGAAGGCCAAGGATGCGAAGAAAGCGTTCGCTGAGATCGGTGTCAACACGGAAGCCCCAGAACCTTCGAAGCAGTAAAGCGTCTTAACTGCACGATCGGAAAGCGCCTGTTATGACAGGCGCTTTTCCTTTTGGCGTCTATTGGGTGGGGAACGATCAAAGCGTTTTGATAGGATTCATTTCGCCATGAATTCAGCCCGTCGCGATCTTCTGAAGTTCTCTCCGCTTGCTCTTGCCGCCTTTGTGCCGTCCGTTGGTTCGGCACAGGTCACGGGAGCCTCCACGCCATCGACTCCTACCGTCTTCGATGTTCGTAACTATGGCGCATCGGGAACAGGGAAGCAGTTGGATACCAACGGCATCAATGCGGCGATTGAAGCGGCCACCAAGGCAGGCGGTGGCACGGTTGTCTTCCCGGCGGGAACCTATCTTACGTTCTCTATTCGTCTCAAAAGCAATATCCATCTCTATCTATCGCAGGGAGCGGTGATTCTGGCGGCGGAATCACCCAAGCCCGGTGAAACCACGGGACAGATGGGTGGCGTGTATGACGCTGCAGAGCCGCAGAATCCGGCGATTGAACCGTTCCAGGATTTCGGCCATAACCATTGGCACAACTCGCTGATCTGGGGTGAGGGCATTGAGAATGTGTCCATCACCGGTCCTGGCTTGATCTATGGCAAAGGGTTGTCGTTCGGCGCCACGCGTGCCGCTCGTGGCGACTATCCGATTTACAAAGCGGAGCAGGCTGGCGTGGGTAACAAGGCCATTGCGATGAAGAACTGTCGCAATGTGACCTTCCGCGAGTTTCGTCTGTTGAAGGGCGGTCACTTCGGATTCTTGCTTACAGGCGTGGACAATCTGGTTATTGATGGCTTGCTGATCGACACGGATCGCGACGGTATTGATATCGACTGCTGCAAGAATGTGCATGTCTCTAATTGCACAGTTAACTCGCCGTGGGATGACGGTATCTGCCCGAAGTCGAGTTATGCGCTGGGCTATGCTCGTGCGACGGAGAACGTCACCATCACTGGTTGCACGGTGACGGGCGATTACATGCTGGGCACGGTGTTGGACGGTACTTACAAACACTTTCCTGCAGATGCACCACAGACGTATCGCACGGGACGCATCAAGTGCGGCACAGAATCCAACGGCGGATTCAAGAACATCACCATCTCAAACTGCGTCTTTGATGGTTGCCACAGCCTTTGTCTTGAGAGTGAGGACGGCGCGCTGTGCGAGGACATCGCCATCTCAAATATCACCATGCGCGATCTGTTTGCGGGCCCGCTGTTCTTCCGCCTCGGGGCACGTCTACGCGGGCCTAAGCCGGAGACAAAGCCGGGAACGCTTCAACGAATTGTGGTGAACAACATCACCAGCTATAACTCCACGTCGAACCTGTGCAACATCCTTTCGGGGATCCCGGACTTTCCGATCCGCGATGTGAAGATCAGCAACTTCTACATGCAGCATCGGGGCGGGGCGACGGCCGATAAGGCAAAGCTGGTGCCACCGGAAGAGATTGCGAAGTATCCCGACCCTGAGATGTTTGGCCCTATGCCAGCACAGGGCTTCTTCCTACGCCATGTGCGTAACGTGGAAGTGAGTCACGTGGAGATTGCGCCAGCGCAGTCAGATGCGCGTCCGTCGTTTGTGTTGGAAGACGTGGACAGGGCCGACTTCTTTGCCATTACCGCACCGACTACGCCCAGCGCTTTCGACTTCCGTCATGCGAAGGATGTGCGCGTGGGATGGAGCAGGGCCGCGAAGGACGCGGTGTTTGCCGATGCCAGCGGCAAGACACTCTAGAGAACAAAGGGTGTGCGAAGTGAGCTTCGCACACCCTTTAATTTCGGGGAGGTATCGTTTAGCGGTCGCGGTCGGTCACGTAGCCGGGAACCCACTGCAGTGCGCGTAGCGCCTTGGCAGCTTCGCTGTTTGCAGCAGGTAGATCGACGATGGACTGACGAGCTGCTTCCGCATAGGCGCGGGCTGCGTCCATGGCGTATTCCAGCGATCCGTGGTGCGTCAGGATTTCCAGAATGGTGGCGTGCTTCACGCGGCTGAAGTTGCGGTCGGCGAGCACTGTGCGGATGGCTTCGCGTTCCGCGCCTGTGCCACGTTCCAGCGCGTGGATCACGGCGAGTGTTGCTTTGCCTTCGCGCAGATCGCTGGCGGCAGGCTTGCCAATGGTGGACTCTTCGCCGGTGATGTCAAGCACATCATCAACAATCTGGAATGCAAGGCCGAGGTTACGGCCGTACTCACCAAGCTGTTGTTCTACTTCATCGCTGGCACCGGAGAGGGCAGCGCCAAGCTGCATGCTGACCTTGAACAGCATCGCGGTCTTGCGGAAGATCAGGTCGAAGTACTCTTCTTCGTTGATCAGGTGACCCAGCTTTTGAATCTGTAGCAGTTCGCCTTCGACCATCTGCTGCGTTAGTCCGATGAGCAGATCCAGCACGTGGAAATTGCGCTCTTCCAGGGCCGTCTGGAACGACTGCATGTACAACCAGTCGCCTGCGAGGACGCACTTGCTTTCGCCCCACACGGTGTTGGTGCTGGCCTTGCCGCGTCGCGTCTTCGCTTCGTCAATGATGTCGTCATGAACCAGCGTGGCGGTGTGCAGCATCTCGACGACGGCACCCATGCGGATACGGCTTTCGCCTTGGAAGCCGAGCGCCTTTGCCGCGAGCAACAGCAGCAGCGGACGGATGCGTTTGCCACCGCCTGCCAGCAGATATTCTGCAATGTCTTGAATGACAGCGACTTCGGACTGTGACTGTTTGCCGAACTCGCGCTCTACGGCAGCAAGATCGTCACGTACGAGGTCGAAGACCTGTTTGGCAGTCGCACTGGGGAGAAGACTCACGCTTTTCAAACTGTAACAGTTCTTTGACGCGAAAGCAGTGCAGCGGGACGCAGGAAAGAGAAACCCCGTCCACAACTTACGTCATGAACGGGGCATGGGTTCGTGAGAGGGTTTAGTTCGAGCGGTAGTTGGTGAACTGAAGCTCCACGCCGAAGTCCTTGCCCTTGAGCAGGGCAATGATCTGCTGCAGGACGTCACGGTCTTTGCTGGTGATGCGGACAGTGTCGCCCTGGATGGATGCCTGCGCCTTCAGCTTGCTGTCTTTCACGGCCGCGGTGATCTTCTTCGCGGAGTCGCCTTCGATGCCCTGCTTGAGCTTGATCTTCTGACGGACGGAGGAGTTGGATGCTGGTTCGATCTTCTCGTACTCTAGGTTCTTCAGAGACACGTTCCGCTTCACGAGTTTTTGCGAAAGGATCTCAGTGACGGCCTTCAACGTGTACTCATCCTGCGAGGCGAGTTGGATGGCGTCGTTGCCTTCGAGGTTGATGGTGGACTTTGAATTCTTCAGGTCGAAGCGGGCGTTGACTTCCTTGGTGGCCTGATCGATCGCGTTCTTTACTTCCTGCACTTCGACTTTGCTTACGACGTCAAAACTGTTATCGGCTGCCATTGTTCGTTCTCCTTGCCAGTACTGCAATCCTGCAAAAGCTGATGATTTAGAGCGGCAGAAAGATGCCGCACGTTGCCGGGCTATTCTACGCGGAAGAGGCGACGAAAGTTTCCGGTGGTTTCCTGTGCGAGCTGTTCCAGCGGGATCTTGCGCAAC is a genomic window containing:
- a CDS encoding TolC family protein — translated: MADARPLTRESVETWNRAAWVAMERMTQHDRASGFHCHPRRWTLSAAAVLSLMLPLGAVAQAASTQPGTNNHTASGVTTVDTAEQIFSSVPQAAGSTQVTQQDFKGSLVEGKATDGVLELTLDDAIQRGFRTNLGLILQGAQTQTVSGQKLQALQALLPTVTGSASYTVEQVNLAAYGLSFPGLNPIIGPFQVFDFRAYLSQSLVNVSSIQKYIAAKHNFQGAKLTAEDARNMVVLTVGNAYLLCLADRARITAAIASRATAQVSLDQATAAHEAGTSPKLDVLRARVDYQNADQQVIQTQNNLEKDKLNLARAIGLPLDQKFNIADSAPFTAATPTTPEQAFADAQKNRKDLAASAERIKGAQAQRSAAKAEYYPTVDFNGDYGDLGTTPAHSHGTYTATGQVSVPILQIARTQGDIQVADANLKAAQARYSDQVQQVNADVRDALLDIEAAEKLVEATKSNMDLANEALNEAQQRFRAGVSDNLAVSDAQSQTEQANNQYISALYQHNIAKLSLARAVGYAGTNYKQALQLGGK
- a CDS encoding Gfo/Idh/MocA family oxidoreductase encodes the protein MRRIRTGVVGFGLAGRVFHAPFVDAIPELELAYIVQRSGDEAKRAFPQAEQLRSFEDLLQSDVELVVLGTPTISHYPMSKQALLAGKNVVCDKPMTTTTAQAEELEKIALQKGLLLFPFHNRRWDGDFQTLQGIIRDGRVGRVVMLESRFDRYRPEPKPNAWREEENAGGGQLYDIGPHLIDQALTLFGRPSTLTANVRTDRNVGKVPDGFDLTLVFDTNRDDRKITVKLGTSVLAADPAPRYRLNGTGGTYVKNGLDPQEPTILAGHLPPRQGAEELWLQEPEDRYGILTFCPNTQKPNELEKEIIPTLPGDYRGFYQNVADSLLGLAAPEVTARCAVRTARMIDLAYESARVGATVRVDHTGW
- the argJ gene encoding bifunctional glutamate N-acetyltransferase/amino-acid acetyltransferase ArgJ, with translation MPRGFRWAAVKAGIKASGRTDVAVAVADRAASAAVMFTDNQMVAAPVTVGRKHMAATQGRVKAVVVNAGNANCATGAPGIAVSEETCRKAAELFGCTAEEVIPSSTGIIGVPLPVEKLTNALPLAAERLANTNKAAEDFATAIMTTDTKMKVSQATVEAAETSVRIFGCCKGAGMIGPQLGPPHATMLVYLFTDLAVEPAVLRDLLQGRVEASFNSISVDGDTSTNDTVLLLASGASGVKWSDAPRSFQDDFCDALQQVCNELAHAIIDDGEGVTHVVTLEISGTANDADAKTIAKSIAHSPLCKTAWSSADPNWGRIIAAAGYAGVPFSPEETTVTIGGVKVFDRGVRAAGYDEAVVHEKMKQREYTIAVSVGNGPGRSRFLTCDLTVEYVHINADYST
- a CDS encoding HlyD family secretion protein; amino-acid sequence: MADSDQQQQQQNKAAAPDPAETGPGKARRKFIIIVVVLLLVLVAGFFYWRSTLTEDTDDAQVDGDLYQVSARVSGQVIKVNVTDNQEIKQGDVIADIDPRDYQVAVEQAEAQLANAKASYVQANSNVPIVNVQQRTQVATSGSDVSTAEAAVAQAQKNVSAAQARVAQAEANALKAQRDVERYKPLVEKDVISKQQFDQAVAQAAAYDASVVEAQQNVTAQQAAVAQTVSKLNSARSDAAQARENAPKQVAVQQARAQAANADIMTAQAKLDQAKLNLSYCHIVAPIAGIINKKNVSVGQNISPGQNMLTIIPLDNLWITANFKETQLQNMKVGQEVTVKVDALGGRKYKGRVTQVGGATGSRLSLFPPENATGNYVKVVQRIPVRIDLEKGENDDHLLRPGYSVVPDVGIK
- a CDS encoding Dps family protein, producing MAVAIKKADTKDLVTPHWHEKANEIQKWGTVTQDLPLGLDADVRAKSCKALNQLLADSIALRDLYKKHHWQVAGPTFYQLHLLFDKHFDEQVEIVDTIAERIQLLGGVTIAMGGDVAEVTSIPRPPRGKEEVPVQISRLLEAHKIIIEECRKIAKQADDNGDDGTNDLAVSDVLRTNELQAWFIMQHLVDMPLVHAK